In Candidatus Defluviilinea proxima, a single genomic region encodes these proteins:
- a CDS encoding MerR family transcriptional regulator, giving the protein MNQPKELFSIGGFANLTGLSFKALRLYDQLGILQPHHTDPQTGYRYYGVDQLPSARMIRVMREMDMPLATIRQVLDSVSADAASPLETESLVKEYVEMRERQVEQIRGQVHQLVQLIHQEVQPMSLKVEIKELKAQQVLSITSHVKVDKLDMVIKQSLDTFQQLLDDQHVESSDSPFGIFHGQVNEQQDGPIEICLPVDGKIKAKGDVTVKTLPGGNAATVMMVGAQCDFPAILGAYDAAADWIQKNGYEMAEPPHEVWHNPPVGKPKMEGPEIRMEIVWMFK; this is encoded by the coding sequence GTTCAAGGCCTTGCGATTGTACGATCAGTTAGGCATTCTACAGCCGCATCACACCGACCCCCAAACTGGATACCGCTACTACGGGGTTGACCAACTCCCGAGCGCACGCATGATCCGGGTCATGCGTGAAATGGACATGCCGCTCGCCACGATTCGCCAAGTGCTTGATTCGGTGTCTGCAGACGCCGCTTCTCCGCTTGAAACTGAATCATTGGTGAAGGAATATGTCGAAATGCGCGAAAGACAGGTGGAACAGATCCGTGGGCAGGTTCACCAACTCGTTCAACTAATCCATCAGGAGGTACAACCTATGAGTCTGAAAGTAGAGATCAAAGAACTTAAAGCGCAACAGGTGCTTAGCATAACAAGCCATGTCAAAGTGGATAAGCTCGACATGGTCATCAAACAATCGCTGGATACATTTCAACAATTATTGGATGACCAGCATGTGGAGTCGTCAGATTCGCCCTTCGGCATTTTCCACGGTCAGGTCAATGAACAGCAGGACGGCCCGATCGAGATCTGTTTGCCAGTCGATGGAAAGATCAAGGCAAAGGGAGATGTAACCGTAAAAACTCTGCCGGGTGGCAACGCCGCAACCGTAATGATGGTCGGCGCACAATGCGACTTTCCTGCCATCCTCGGCGCATATGATGCGGCCGCGGATTGGATCCAAAAGAACGGATATGAAATGGCTGAGCCTCCACACGAGGTTTGGCACAACCCACCCGTAGGGAAGCCAAAGATGGAAGGCCCAGAAATTCGAATGGAAATCGTCTGGATGTTCAAATAG
- a CDS encoding MerR family transcriptional regulator, which yields MSEPKDLLSIGTFANMTRLSVKALRLYDQLEILQPLHIDPQTGYRYYSIDQVRTARMIRSMRDMDMPLADIRRALVMLPVSQAQIELLIRQHLAMRERQLEQIRRQAREFSKQLRPEANKMNLEVVVKDIPTQQVISITRHHTVDGLGKQEELDAGELFGLVNEQGAQPMGAPFGIYHGPVSETEDGPVEICIAVNGKVEGKGHIEVKQLEGGKGASVLITGDQCHYPELLAAYDAGADWIQKNGFKMVGSPREIWYTGPGPDAKWEIVWLFK from the coding sequence ATGAGTGAGCCAAAAGACCTGCTTTCCATTGGGACCTTCGCCAACATGACCCGGCTTTCGGTCAAGGCGCTGCGATTGTATGACCAGCTGGAGATTCTACAACCGCTTCACATTGACCCGCAAACTGGGTACCGCTACTACAGCATTGACCAGGTCCGAACAGCGCGCATGATCCGGAGCATGCGTGATATGGATATGCCTCTTGCCGATATTCGGCGGGCATTGGTGATGTTGCCTGTTTCGCAAGCACAGATCGAGTTGTTGATTCGTCAACACCTCGCAATGCGGGAACGACAACTTGAGCAGATTCGCAGGCAGGCTCGTGAATTTTCAAAACAATTAAGACCGGAGGCAAATAAAATGAATCTTGAAGTCGTTGTAAAAGATATCCCAACCCAGCAGGTTATCAGCATCACACGTCACCACACTGTAGATGGTCTGGGCAAACAGGAGGAACTGGATGCTGGAGAGTTGTTCGGACTTGTAAATGAACAAGGCGCACAGCCGATGGGAGCACCATTCGGCATTTATCATGGGCCTGTCAGTGAAACCGAAGATGGTCCCGTCGAGATTTGTATTGCAGTGAATGGTAAGGTGGAAGGCAAAGGTCACATCGAAGTGAAGCAGCTGGAAGGTGGGAAAGGTGCGTCTGTCCTCATCACCGGAGACCAATGCCACTATCCCGAACTGTTGGCTGCTTATGATGCCGGTGCGGATTGGATCCAAAAGAATGGCTTTAAAATGGTCGGGTCACCGCGCGAGATTTGGTACACAGGCCCGGGTCCCGATGCAAAATGGGAAATTGTCTGGTTGTTCAAGTAG
- a CDS encoding amidase, with protein MNVNSYYLSINELSKLIREQQVSPVEIVNSCLERINTLNPRLNAFITVLGDQAREQAKLAEVEIKSGKWRGPLHGIPVGIKDFYDTAGIRTTAAFKYFKDRIPAKDAVAVTKLKDAGAIIIGKMNMHQLGMGTTGLVSHYGPAKNPWNSDYIPGGSSSGSAVAVSSGMCFATLDTDAVGSCRLPASVCGVTGFKGTYGLLNGEGILAGEKADEMILWLSHPAITTRNIEDTALVLNVLAERNENTKNVDFFDGLAVNTELRIGVAENVKAGQEVLATFEKAVEAIRALGHNTINTLAPFGDPSKGIKNIEADRKSIAEQSFKNIDVLLLPTCTTTVPLIKNAKSNEQTLSPENTAFANYYGLPAVSIPCGFDAKGLPLGLQIVGKPWDEITVLRLAYQYQMTNEYGKRHPIA; from the coding sequence ATGAATGTAAATTCTTATTACTTGAGCATTAATGAGTTAAGCAAACTGATTCGTGAACAACAAGTTTCGCCGGTGGAAATTGTAAACTCCTGCCTTGAGCGAATAAACACTCTCAACCCCAGGTTGAATGCATTTATTACCGTGTTGGGGGATCAGGCGCGGGAACAAGCCAAACTTGCCGAAGTCGAAATAAAATCCGGCAAATGGCGGGGTCCATTGCACGGTATCCCGGTTGGCATCAAGGATTTTTATGACACGGCTGGCATCAGAACAACCGCTGCGTTTAAGTATTTTAAAGACCGTATACCCGCAAAAGACGCTGTCGCAGTAACCAAATTAAAAGATGCAGGAGCGATCATCATCGGGAAAATGAATATGCATCAACTGGGCATGGGCACCACCGGGCTTGTGAGTCACTATGGGCCTGCAAAGAACCCATGGAATTCTGATTACATTCCCGGCGGCTCGTCCAGCGGATCTGCGGTTGCTGTTTCCAGTGGCATGTGCTTTGCCACACTTGATACGGATGCAGTTGGCTCCTGCCGTTTACCGGCCTCCGTTTGTGGCGTAACCGGTTTTAAAGGCACATATGGTCTTCTAAACGGCGAAGGAATCCTTGCAGGGGAAAAGGCAGATGAGATGATCTTGTGGCTGTCGCATCCCGCTATTACCACGCGCAACATTGAAGATACGGCGCTTGTACTGAATGTCCTTGCTGAACGAAATGAAAACACAAAAAATGTTGACTTTTTTGATGGGTTGGCAGTCAATACTGAATTACGAATCGGCGTAGCTGAGAATGTCAAGGCAGGGCAGGAGGTACTTGCAACATTCGAAAAAGCTGTTGAAGCAATTCGTGCATTAGGTCATAATACAATCAACACTCTTGCCCCATTTGGTGACCCAAGCAAGGGCATAAAGAATATTGAGGCCGATAGGAAGTCCATCGCTGAACAATCGTTCAAGAATATTGATGTTTTGTTGCTACCCACCTGTACAACTACTGTTCCGCTCATCAAGAACGCCAAGTCCAATGAGCAGACGCTGTCACCTGAAAATACTGCATTTGCAAATTACTATGGATTGCCCGCTGTAAGCATTCCATGCGGTTTTGATGCAAAAGGTCTCCCATTGGGTCTACAGATTGTGGGCAAACCCTGGGATGAAATCACTGTATTGCGACTGGCATATCAGTATCAAATGACGAACGAATATGGAAAAAGGCATCCGATTGCATAA
- a CDS encoding class I SAM-dependent methyltransferase — protein METIQGKKPCTLDLNKLHARLTNHQRVILDLGTGDGKFAFHHARTFPCHFVIGVDSCRENLHEYSRAKISNLLFVIANAQNLPHELNGLISHITINFPWGSLLESLLNGDSGLTCGLKSIACPNTAITIRLNGGALSEAGTALEAGADRIQEVMRESGWQMKNPSRMGKSDLQTFPSTWAKRLAFGRDPRAIELTGTL, from the coding sequence ATGGAAACAATTCAGGGCAAAAAGCCCTGCACTTTGGATTTAAACAAACTGCATGCACGACTCACAAATCATCAGCGCGTCATTCTGGACCTCGGAACTGGTGATGGCAAATTTGCCTTTCATCACGCCCGAACCTTTCCCTGTCACTTCGTTATCGGCGTGGACTCGTGCCGTGAGAATTTGCATGAATATTCTCGCGCCAAAATATCAAATCTGCTCTTCGTTATTGCCAATGCACAAAACCTGCCACACGAACTGAATGGATTGATTTCACATATCACCATCAACTTCCCGTGGGGAAGCCTGCTGGAAAGTTTACTGAACGGTGACTCAGGGTTGACGTGCGGGTTGAAGTCCATTGCATGCCCTAACACAGCGATAACGATTCGGCTGAACGGTGGAGCGCTGTCAGAGGCGGGAACGGCTCTCGAAGCCGGAGCAGACCGAATTCAAGAAGTGATGCGAGAGTCGGGTTGGCAAATGAAAAACCCCAGCCGAATGGGAAAGTCTGATCTGCAAACCTTTCCCAGTACTTGGGCAAAACGTCTCGCTTTCGGGCGTGACCCACGTGCCATCGAATTGACTGGGACGTTATAA
- a CDS encoding aromatic ring-hydroxylating dioxygenase subunit alpha yields MATYFKTADTYVAGSMTLPQEYYTSHDVFQREKERIFKHGWMCVGHQSRIAHVGEYFLASVFDESIIVLRDKQDNIRAFYNVCRHRGTRICEENEGQFKGSIQCSYHAWTYGLDGTLIGAPFMKEVEGFRWEEFPLRSVHVHVWEGFIFINLSMDTPEPFETMYEPMLNRLTRWNVGGLKVHTRHVYEAASNWKYVFQNFNECYHCPTIHPMLNKYTNYTSAENDLFDGSMLGGFMNITGGDSMTMSGRLCGLPLGDLSSGIEKRGFYYTMLPNLLINIHPDYLMYHMLLPVAPGHTTIVSEWLFNPESFGLPDFRPQEAVDFWHETNLQDWQVCELSQQGVTSQGYTPGWYSPRESLLAAFDREYLRIME; encoded by the coding sequence ATGGCAACTTATTTCAAAACCGCAGATACCTATGTCGCAGGCTCGATGACCCTTCCGCAGGAATACTACACTTCCCATGATGTATTCCAGCGGGAAAAAGAACGCATCTTCAAGCATGGCTGGATGTGTGTTGGGCATCAGAGCCGCATCGCTCATGTGGGTGAATATTTTCTGGCAAGTGTTTTTGATGAAAGCATCATCGTCTTGCGCGATAAACAGGATAATATCCGCGCTTTTTATAATGTCTGTCGTCATCGCGGTACACGTATCTGCGAAGAGAACGAGGGACAGTTCAAAGGCAGTATCCAATGTTCGTATCACGCCTGGACCTATGGTTTGGACGGCACACTCATCGGCGCGCCGTTCATGAAGGAAGTGGAAGGCTTTCGTTGGGAAGAATTCCCATTGCGCTCGGTACACGTCCACGTGTGGGAAGGGTTCATCTTTATCAACCTGAGCATGGATACGCCCGAGCCTTTTGAAACGATGTACGAACCCATGCTGAACCGTCTTACACGTTGGAACGTCGGCGGCCTCAAAGTCCATACCCGCCATGTATATGAAGCCGCCTCCAATTGGAAGTATGTCTTTCAAAATTTCAATGAGTGTTATCACTGCCCGACCATTCATCCCATGCTGAACAAATATACGAACTACACCAGCGCCGAGAACGATCTCTTCGACGGCTCAATGCTTGGCGGATTTATGAATATCACCGGTGGTGACAGCATGACCATGTCTGGAAGGCTATGTGGCTTGCCGTTGGGCGATCTCAGTTCAGGTATCGAGAAGCGCGGATTTTATTACACCATGTTGCCTAATCTGTTGATCAATATTCATCCCGATTATTTGATGTATCACATGCTTCTGCCTGTTGCGCCGGGTCACACCACCATTGTCAGCGAGTGGCTATTCAACCCAGAGTCGTTTGGCTTGCCGGATTTTCGTCCGCAAGAAGCTGTTGATTTTTGGCATGAGACCAACCTACAGGATTGGCAAGTCTGCGAGTTAAGTCAGCAAGGCGTAACTTCACAAGGATACACGCCCGGCTGGTACAGTCCGCGTGAAAGTTTGCTCGCTGCCTTCGATCGCGAATATCTGCGCATCATGGAGTGA
- a CDS encoding NAD(P)/FAD-dependent oxidoreductase, translating to MQNYDYIIIGAGHNGLVAAAYLAKKGKKVLVLERRDIVGGQVVTESFGDGFTVDSLHAGGMLRPDIVKDLKLSLPAVTERKPFISLQADGDHLVLDPDPVKAAESIKRFSEKDAANWQPFLDFMEKASRFIHLANETIMPRLPKNFSFDEGLGLAELGLDLRLMGGKDMMRVIRGIPMTAEEFVDEWFESDVVKAAVASLGIHGFTLGPMGAGTGYTLMHNWANRGGMSHVSVEGGIGKVTEALANAVKSFGGEIRTGAEVERIQVDTFTCKGVVLKNGEEISADNIISAVDPKQTFLSLVGAVNLPPEFVWNVQSIKMRGSVAKIHLLTDGKHGIPDGTVALAPSIKYLEKAYDAAKYHSISEKPYLEVTTSGNVVSIHFQFASYELKNDSWQVAGSKVEKLAIDTLAEYFVNLKSSIVNRKSLTPLDLEQTYGLTEGDLNHGQLMLDQFMFMRPIPGWSNHKTPLDNLYLCGSGVHGGGGVSGTAGRNVVKVLK from the coding sequence ATGCAAAACTACGATTACATCATCATCGGCGCAGGACATAACGGCTTGGTTGCCGCGGCGTATCTTGCAAAGAAAGGCAAGAAGGTTCTCGTCCTTGAACGGCGGGACATCGTCGGCGGGCAGGTTGTCACCGAATCTTTCGGCGACGGCTTCACCGTTGACTCGCTCCACGCGGGCGGGATGTTACGTCCTGACATCGTCAAGGATTTGAAACTCTCGCTTCCTGCGGTCACTGAGAGAAAGCCTTTTATTTCTCTTCAAGCGGATGGGGATCACCTCGTCCTTGACCCTGATCCTGTCAAAGCGGCAGAGTCTATCAAACGCTTCTCCGAAAAGGATGCAGCGAACTGGCAACCGTTCCTCGATTTCATGGAGAAAGCTTCGCGTTTCATCCATCTTGCCAACGAAACCATCATGCCGCGCCTGCCGAAGAACTTCAGTTTCGACGAAGGCCTCGGTCTCGCAGAACTTGGTCTCGATCTCCGCCTGATGGGTGGCAAGGATATGATGCGTGTCATCCGTGGCATTCCCATGACCGCCGAAGAATTCGTGGACGAATGGTTCGAGTCCGATGTGGTCAAGGCGGCGGTGGCGTCACTTGGAATCCACGGCTTCACGCTTGGTCCGATGGGCGCAGGGACAGGCTACACTCTTATGCATAACTGGGCGAACCGTGGTGGCATGTCGCACGTTTCTGTTGAAGGCGGAATCGGAAAGGTAACTGAAGCACTTGCAAACGCAGTGAAGTCATTTGGTGGTGAAATCCGCACAGGGGCAGAAGTAGAACGCATACAGGTAGACACATTTACCTGTAAAGGCGTTGTGTTGAAGAACGGCGAAGAGATTTCCGCGGACAACATCATCTCCGCCGTTGACCCGAAGCAGACATTCTTGTCTCTTGTTGGCGCAGTCAACCTCCCGCCTGAATTTGTGTGGAATGTCCAATCCATCAAAATGCGTGGCTCGGTGGCCAAAATCCATTTGCTGACGGATGGCAAACACGGCATCCCTGATGGGACAGTTGCTTTGGCTCCTTCTATTAAGTATCTTGAGAAAGCCTACGATGCGGCGAAGTATCATAGTATTTCTGAAAAACCGTATCTCGAAGTCACAACTTCGGGGAATGTGGTTTCCATCCATTTTCAATTTGCGTCGTACGAACTGAAGAATGACAGTTGGCAGGTTGCAGGTTCAAAAGTTGAAAAGTTGGCAATTGATACACTCGCGGAATATTTCGTAAATCTAAAATCATCAATCGTAAATCGTAAATCTCTCACGCCTCTTGACCTCGAACAAACCTATGGTCTCACCGAAGGTGACCTCAACCACGGTCAACTCATGCTCGATCAATTCATGTTCATGCGTCCGATCCCTGGCTGGTCGAATCACAAGACCCCGCTCGATAATCTCTATCTCTGCGGAAGCGGAGTCCACGGCGGAGGGGGAGTCAGTGGTACGGCGGGACGAAATGTAGTAAAGGTGTTGAAGTAG
- a CDS encoding PD40 domain-containing protein, which translates to MQMKRVLAVSLWCLIIVACANQQVVFTATPLPTFAEPELTTEHISGWIAYSVLVSREPFVTQIFLKNLETDETRQLTNSGNNSWARWSPDGTQIMYVSWTKENLFDIYIMDKGGGNQRPIISTPANELVPDWSPDGRKIAYVVSDEDSISNIYVFDLQTMKTMQITSDTLGGFAPKWSPNGSELSFVSNSSENKRDGRSQVFIMNADGSDVRQMTPYDLDHFEDSPVWCPDSSCIIFMRFIGPPKLMFLDLASGEVTQFIPNVFDDEIMETGLARSSSRGYITFIAGETYYAMDVNTKRIYSLGVKNAYDLALYP; encoded by the coding sequence ATGCAAATGAAAAGAGTCTTAGCTGTGAGTTTGTGGTGTTTGATAATTGTCGCTTGCGCAAATCAGCAAGTGGTATTTACAGCAACCCCTTTGCCAACTTTTGCTGAGCCAGAATTAACTACAGAGCACATTTCTGGATGGATTGCTTATAGTGTTTTAGTAAGCCGTGAACCATTTGTGACTCAGATATTTCTAAAGAATCTGGAGACAGATGAGACCAGACAACTTACAAATTCTGGAAATAATAGCTGGGCAAGATGGTCTCCCGATGGCACGCAAATCATGTATGTGTCGTGGACAAAGGAAAATCTTTTTGACATATACATCATGGATAAAGGTGGCGGTAATCAAAGACCAATCATCTCTACTCCTGCTAACGAACTTGTGCCCGACTGGTCGCCTGATGGAAGAAAAATTGCTTATGTAGTTTCAGATGAGGATAGTATCTCAAATATTTATGTGTTTGATTTGCAGACAATGAAAACTATGCAAATAACAAGCGATACGCTGGGCGGATTTGCACCTAAATGGTCACCAAATGGTAGCGAGCTCTCCTTTGTTTCGAATTCTTCAGAAAATAAACGAGATGGAAGATCGCAGGTGTTTATCATGAACGCAGACGGTTCAGACGTGAGACAAATGACCCCTTATGATCTTGACCATTTTGAAGATAGCCCTGTTTGGTGCCCTGATTCATCTTGTATCATTTTTATGCGCTTTATTGGTCCTCCAAAATTAATGTTCCTTGACTTGGCAAGCGGAGAAGTAACTCAATTCATTCCAAATGTATTTGATGATGAAATTATGGAAACAGGTCTTGCGCGTTCGTCTTCAAGAGGATACATAACATTTATCGCTGGCGAAACATATTATGCAATGGACGTAAATACAAAAAGGATATATTCATTGGGCGTGAAAAATGCCTATGATCTAGCTTTATATCCGTAA
- a CDS encoding NAD(P)/FAD-dependent oxidoreductase, translating into MTQNYDAIIIGGGHNGLVAAAYLARAGRKVVVLERRELVGGATITEEIIPGFKFTEFSYVVSLLRPEILRDLKLPQHGLKILPLPSTFTPTGTGDYIAGWDDHDTTRREIYRHSPKDAEAYDEYSRRMARLAKAIKPILSILPPDPTSLHPKDLMGLMKLGQFASTLTEKELYGLAKIMTQSAADMLEEWFETPALLGTKSASGIIGTFLGPRSPSTAYVLLHHYMGEIDGAFRAWGFAKGGTGGIAEAIASSARAFGAEIRLNATAKQVIVKNGRAVGVALENGDEVYGKAVLSSADPFVTFLKLVEQKYLPDDLIHSIKKFRTRGSSGKVNIALSELPNFTALPGENALHNGAISISPSIDYIERAYDDAKYGRFAKEPYIDMIVPSKIDPDMAPPGKHVMSCFVQYAPYDIEGGWDDAKREAFGETVISTIEKHAPNIRRAIIGKQVITPLDIERIAGITGGNIFHGELLLHQLFFMRPATKWSSFRTPINGYYLAGSGAHPGGGIMGAPGKLAAEIALKDGI; encoded by the coding sequence ATGACACAAAATTATGACGCAATCATCATCGGCGGTGGGCACAACGGACTCGTTGCCGCCGCGTATCTGGCGAGAGCAGGACGAAAAGTTGTTGTGCTTGAGCGCAGGGAATTGGTCGGTGGGGCGACCATTACCGAAGAAATTATTCCAGGATTCAAGTTTACAGAATTCTCGTATGTGGTCAGTTTGTTGCGGCCTGAGATTCTCCGCGATTTGAAACTGCCGCAACACGGGTTGAAAATCCTGCCGTTGCCGAGCACCTTCACGCCCACAGGCACAGGCGATTACATCGCAGGTTGGGATGATCACGATACGACGCGCCGCGAAATTTATCGTCATTCGCCCAAGGATGCCGAAGCCTACGATGAATATTCCCGCCGCATGGCGCGCCTGGCAAAAGCCATCAAGCCGATTCTGAGTATTCTGCCTCCTGACCCAACCTCGTTGCATCCAAAAGATTTGATGGGCTTGATGAAGCTCGGTCAATTCGCTTCGACATTAACCGAAAAAGAATTGTATGGTCTCGCAAAGATCATGACCCAATCCGCGGCGGACATGCTCGAAGAATGGTTCGAGACTCCCGCGTTGCTCGGGACAAAGTCCGCGAGCGGGATCATCGGCACGTTCCTTGGTCCGCGTTCGCCGAGCACGGCGTATGTGTTGTTGCATCACTACATGGGCGAGATTGACGGCGCGTTCCGTGCGTGGGGTTTTGCCAAAGGTGGTACAGGCGGAATCGCCGAAGCCATCGCGAGTTCGGCGAGAGCGTTTGGGGCTGAGATCAGGCTCAACGCAACCGCGAAACAGGTCATCGTCAAGAATGGACGCGCTGTTGGAGTGGCGCTCGAAAACGGAGATGAAGTCTACGGCAAGGCAGTCCTTTCGTCTGCCGATCCGTTCGTCACGTTCTTGAAACTCGTCGAGCAAAAATATCTGCCCGATGATCTTATCCATTCGATCAAGAAATTCCGCACACGTGGTTCGTCGGGCAAGGTCAATATCGCGTTGAGCGAACTGCCGAACTTCACCGCACTGCCTGGCGAGAACGCGTTGCACAACGGCGCGATCTCGATCAGCCCGAGCATTGATTACATCGAGCGCGCCTACGACGATGCGAAGTATGGGCGCTTTGCGAAGGAGCCGTACATCGACATGATCGTGCCGTCGAAGATCGACCCCGATATGGCGCCGCCCGGAAAACATGTGATGTCGTGTTTTGTGCAATATGCGCCGTATGATATCGAAGGCGGCTGGGACGATGCCAAGCGCGAAGCCTTCGGTGAAACGGTCATCTCGACCATCGAGAAACACGCGCCGAACATCCGCCGTGCCATCATCGGCAAACAGGTCATTACGCCCCTCGATATCGAACGGATCGCAGGCATCACGGGTGGCAACATCTTCCATGGCGAACTGCTGTTGCATCAACTCTTCTTCATGCGCCCCGCCACCAAATGGTCAAGCTTCCGCACGCCCATCAATGGCTATTATCTCGCTGGCTCAGGCGCACATCCTGGCGGCGGCATCATGGGCGCGCCTGGCAAGTTGGCGGCAGAGATCGCGTTGAAGGATGGAATTTAA